Proteins encoded by one window of Musa acuminata AAA Group cultivar baxijiao chromosome BXJ2-9, Cavendish_Baxijiao_AAA, whole genome shotgun sequence:
- the LOC135622706 gene encoding F-box protein At1g70590-like isoform X1 encodes MDEQRKRTAVSSFVRGRSRRRRWSPPSPLPAPPTAAVSFADVPFDVLARLAAPFDVPTLWAASTVCQSWREALRPLREAMVLLRVGKGYKRGRGPGIGRPNPHRALEYFLKGVDRGSAPAMVDAGLMYWEMGKKEEAEALYRRAAELGYPAGQCNLGVCYLEADQPKSEEAVKWFYRAAESGYVSAQYNLALCLHKGRGVKNDLANAAKWYLRAAQGGNVRAMYNTSLCYSTGEGLVQNIGHARVWMKRAAKGGHSKAQFEHGLQLYSSGDMTEALVYLELSTRAGVADAVGIRNRVLQSLCQASRDHVMLRVERWQPL; translated from the exons ATGGACGAGCAAAGGAAGCGGACCGCCGTCTCCTCGTTTGTCCGCGGCAGGTCCCGCCGACGGAGGTGGAGCCCTCCATCGCCCCTCCCCGCGCCTCCTACCGCGGCGGTTAGCTTTGCGGACGTTCCGTTCGACGTGCTCGCACGGCTGGCGGCGCCCTTCGACGTGCCCACCCTCTGGGCCGCAAGCACGGTGTGCCAGTCCTGGCGGGAGGCCCTCCGGCCGCTTCGGGAGGCTATGGTGCTGCTACGTGTGGGAAAGGGTTACAAGCGCGGTCGCGGCCCCGGGATCGGCCGCCCCAACCCTCACCGGGCTCTCGAGTACTTCCTCAAGGGCGTCGACCGGGGTTCGGCACCCGCCATGGTCGACGCCGGGCTCATGTACTGGGAGATGGGGAagaaggaggaggcggaggccTTGTATCGGAGGGCAGCTGAGCTTGGCTATCCGGCTGGGCAGTGCAATCTTGGCGTCTGCTACTTGGAAG CTGATCAACCCAAGTCAGAAGAGGCTGTGAAGTGGTTCTATCGAGCAGCTGAATCAGGTTATGTGAGTGCTCAATATAACTTGGCACTTTGTCTTCATAAAGGCCGTGGAGTGAAGAATGACTTAGCAAATGCT GCTAAATGGTACCTGAGAGCTGCACAAGGGGGGAACGTGCGTGCAATGTATAACACTTCCTTGTGTTATTCCACGGGAGAAGGATTGGTCCAAAATATTGGGCATGCAAGAGTATGGATGAAGCGTGCTGCAAAAGGTGGCCACAGTAAAGCACAGTTTGAGCATGGTCTTCAGCTTTATTCT TCAGGGGACATGACGGAGGCTCTTGTCTACCTTGAACTGTCTACACGTGCTGGAGTGGCTGATGCAGTAGGTATAAGAAACAGGGTTCTGCAATCGCTCTGCCAAGCTTCACGAGATCATGTGATGTTGCGTGTGGAGAGATGGCAACCATTGTGA
- the LOC135622706 gene encoding F-box protein At1g70590-like isoform X2: MDEQRKRTAVSSFVRGRSRRRRWSPPSPLPAPPTAAVSFADVPFDVLARLAAPFDVPTLWAASTVCQSWREALRPLREAMVLLRVGKGYKRGRGPGIGRPNPHRALEYFLKGVDRGSAPAMVDAGLMYWEMGKKEEAEALYRRAAELGYPAGQCNLGVCYLEADQPKSEEAVKWFYRAAESGYAKWYLRAAQGGNVRAMYNTSLCYSTGEGLVQNIGHARVWMKRAAKGGHSKAQFEHGLQLYSSGDMTEALVYLELSTRAGVADAVGIRNRVLQSLCQASRDHVMLRVERWQPL; this comes from the exons ATGGACGAGCAAAGGAAGCGGACCGCCGTCTCCTCGTTTGTCCGCGGCAGGTCCCGCCGACGGAGGTGGAGCCCTCCATCGCCCCTCCCCGCGCCTCCTACCGCGGCGGTTAGCTTTGCGGACGTTCCGTTCGACGTGCTCGCACGGCTGGCGGCGCCCTTCGACGTGCCCACCCTCTGGGCCGCAAGCACGGTGTGCCAGTCCTGGCGGGAGGCCCTCCGGCCGCTTCGGGAGGCTATGGTGCTGCTACGTGTGGGAAAGGGTTACAAGCGCGGTCGCGGCCCCGGGATCGGCCGCCCCAACCCTCACCGGGCTCTCGAGTACTTCCTCAAGGGCGTCGACCGGGGTTCGGCACCCGCCATGGTCGACGCCGGGCTCATGTACTGGGAGATGGGGAagaaggaggaggcggaggccTTGTATCGGAGGGCAGCTGAGCTTGGCTATCCGGCTGGGCAGTGCAATCTTGGCGTCTGCTACTTGGAAG CTGATCAACCCAAGTCAGAAGAGGCTGTGAAGTGGTTCTATCGAGCAGCTGAATCAGGTTAT GCTAAATGGTACCTGAGAGCTGCACAAGGGGGGAACGTGCGTGCAATGTATAACACTTCCTTGTGTTATTCCACGGGAGAAGGATTGGTCCAAAATATTGGGCATGCAAGAGTATGGATGAAGCGTGCTGCAAAAGGTGGCCACAGTAAAGCACAGTTTGAGCATGGTCTTCAGCTTTATTCT TCAGGGGACATGACGGAGGCTCTTGTCTACCTTGAACTGTCTACACGTGCTGGAGTGGCTGATGCAGTAGGTATAAGAAACAGGGTTCTGCAATCGCTCTGCCAAGCTTCACGAGATCATGTGATGTTGCGTGTGGAGAGATGGCAACCATTGTGA